TCGTCAGCGGGTTCTCGGCCACTCGGCCTCGAGCAAGCTCGGGCACTCGATAGCCTCGACCCGTGCCTGACCTCCTCGACCTGAACGCCCTCGACCCGTACGTGGTCGTTGCGGTGGCGGTCGGGCTCGTGCTGGTGCAGACGGCGCTGGTGGTCGGCTTCCTGGTCCCCGGCGGGAAGGCGGCGGTGTTCTCCGGCGTGCTCGCGGGGCTGGGGCACGTCAACCTGCCGCTCGCGTACGCCGGCATCGTTGCGGCCGCGATCATCGGAGCGACCGTCGGGTTCGGCATCGGGCGCCGGCACGGCGACCTGATCTTCGAGCACCGTCTGCTGGCCCGGCACGCAGCTCGGCTGGACTCCGCCCGCGACCTCCTGCGCCGCCGTGCGGGTCTGGCGCTGATGATCGGCCGCTCGGTCGCCGTGCTGCGGGCGACCTCGCCCGCTCTGGCCGGTGCTGCCGGCGTACCGGTCCGGCAGTTCCTGGTCTGGAACGTCGCCGGGGCATTCGCCTGGGGAAGCGCAACCGTCGGACTCGGTTACCTCGGCGGATCCGCCCTGCCCTCGATCGGCACCGGGCTGATGTCGAAGCCGGTGACGATCGCCCTGCTGGTCCTCGGTCTGTGCCTCACCGCCGTCGTCGTGGCTCGTCGCCGCCGTGCTGCGCGTGCGCTGCCCGGTGTGGTCGCCGTTCCGGCAGACTGACGCCCGTGAGCGGCCTCCTCGACAACCTCCTCAACCTCGATCCGGCGTGGCTGCTGAGCGTCGCGGCCCTGCTGGTCTTCGCCGAGGACGCGATCTTCATCGGGTTCCTGATCCCCGGGGAGACCGCCGCGGTGCTCTCCGGTGTCGGCACGAACGTGCAGGACATCGCGCTGGTGGTCCCGGTCCTCGTGGTGGTGGCGGCCGCGATCGTGGGTGACTCGGTCGGGTACGAGGTCGGCAAGCGCTACCTACCGCGGGTGCTGAACCACCGGATCCTCCTCAAGCACCAGGTGCGCATCGCCCGGGCTCAGGACTTCCTGCGGGTGCGCGGCGGCATCGCCGTCTTCCTGGGCCGGTTCACGGCGTTCTTCCGCGCGATGATGCCCGCGCTCGCCGGTGCTGCCGAGATGCCGTACCGGAAGTTCCTGGTGTGGAACGCCGCCGGCGGGATCGTCTGGGGCACGGCGTTCGTCAGCCTCGGCTACCTGGCGGGTGCGTCGTACAAGAAGGTCGAGCACCAGGCCGGCCGCGGCGTCGCGATCGGCCTCGCCGTGATCGTCGTGGTGGCGGCCGTCGTCTGGAAGGTGCGCTCCGAGCGGCGCCCCGACCCGGGTACTCCCTAGCAAGAAGCACCCCTCCGCCGGGCGGAGAGGTGCTTCTCGACAGGGATGACCGAAGCGGTTAGAGGGCCCACTCCTCGTGGTAGCCCGGGACGTCGGACGCCTTGCGGCTGGCCGGGCCGGTGTAGATCGCCGACGGACGGATCAGGCGGCCGGTTCGCTTCTGCTCCAGGATGTGCGCCGACCATCCCGCCGTGCGCGCGCAGGTGAACATCGAGGTGAACATGTGCGGCGGGACCTGCGCGAAGTCCAGGACGATGGCCGCCCAGAACTCGACGTTGGTCTCGAGCACGCGGTCCGGACGACGCTCGCGGAGCTCGGCCAGCGCAGCCTGCTCCAGGGCCTCGGCGACCTGGTAGCGCGGGGCGTTCAGCTCGCGCGCCGTACGCCGAAGCACCCGGGCGCGCGGGTCCTCGGCGCGGTAGACGCGGTGACCGAAGCCCATCAGTCGCTCGCCCTCGTCGAGGAGGCCCTTGACGTACTTCGAGGCATCCCCGATCCGCTCGACGTCCTCGATCATCGTCAGCACGCGAGCCGGCGCGCCGCCGTGCAGCGGGCCGCTCATCGCGCCGACGGCACCCGAGAGCGCGGCGCAGGCGTCGGCGCCGGTGGAGGTGATGACACGGGCGGTGAAGGTCGAGGCGTTCATGCCGTGCTCGGCGGCCGAGGACCAGTAGGCGTCGATGGCCTTGACGTGCTGGGGGTCGGGCTCGCCCTGCCAGCGGATCATGAACCGCTCGGCGATGGTCGAGGCCTTGTCGACCTCCTTCTGCGGAACCATCGGCTGACCGATGCCTCGCGCCGCCTGGGCGACGTAGGAGAGGACCATGACGGCGGCTCGGCCGAGGTCCTCGCGGACCTGGGTGTCGTCGATGTCGTAGGTCTGCTGGATTCCCCAAGCAGGTGCCAGCATCGCGATCGCGCTCTGCACGTCGACGCGGATGTCGCCGGAGTGAACGGGCAGCGGGTACTGCTCGGCGGGCGGCAGGCCCGGGTCGTAGGCGCCGTCGACCAGCAGGCCCCACACCTTCTCGAACGGGATCCGGCCGACGATCTCCTCGATGTCGACGCCGCGGTAGCGGAGCGCGGAGCCTTCCTTGTCGGGTTCGGCGATCTCCGATGCGAAGGCGACGACGCCTTCCAGCCCGTGGTGTACCTCAGTCATGTGTGTCGACTCCTTTGTCAGCTCAGGCGGAGCCTGAGGGAGCCGACCCGGTCCGAACGCGCCGGAGGAGCGAAGCGGAGGAGGGCGGCTCGTGCCGTGTCGGCGAGGGGATCACCCAGGCCAGACTCCACGCAGATCCTAGGCTAAGCACGTGGACCCCATGGATCTGGCCGCCCTGCGGGCCGAGTACGAGCTCGGCGGTCTCGACGAGACCGAGCTGACGCCGGAGCCGCTGGCGCTCTTCAGCACCTGGTTCGACGCCGTGCGCGGCGCCGGGATCGGCGAGCCGAACGCGATGGTCCTGGCCACCAGCCTCGACGGCGTTCCCTCCTCGCGGACGGTGCTGCTCAAGGGGGTCGAGGACGGTGGCTTCGTGTTCTTCACGAACTACCACTCGCGCAAGGGCGTCGAGCTCGCCGCCAACCCGCGCTGCTCCCTGCTCTTCGGGTGGTACGCCTTGCAGCGCCAGGTCCGGATCGAGGGCATCGCGACGCGGACGTCGCGCGAGGTCACCGAGACGTACTTCGCCTCCCGACCGCGCGGTTCCCAGCTCGGGGCGTGGGCCTCCGCGCAGTCGTCGGAGGTCGGGAGCCGCGCCGATCTGGACGCGGCGTACGCCGAGGTCGAGGCGCGCTTCGCCGGCGCGGACATCCCGGCGCCACCGCACTGGGGCGGTTACCTGGTGACACCGGACTCCGTGGAGTTCTGGCAGGGACGCCGTGGTCGGATGCACGATCGGTTGCAGTACCGGCGCGAGGGCGACGGGTGGTCGACCCGCCGCCTCGCGCCGTAGCCGCTCGACTCAGGTGAACCGGTGCGCGCGCCGGGACAGCAGCAACGTGCCGAGCGAGGCGAGCACCCCGACGACCGTGATCGCGACGATCACCTGGAGTCCCGAGAGCATCCCCGGGATGACCTGGTCGACCCGGGCCGGACCCTGGTCCGCAGCAGCGCCCGCGAGGATGGCCGAGATGACCGCCAGCACCACCGCTCCGCCGAGCTGGACCGAGGTGTTCACCAGTCCCGAGGCCAGTCCCTGCTCGTGGTCGGCGACCCCGGCAGTCGCCTGCGCGTTGATCGACGGGAACGCCGTGGCGAACCCGACCCCGAGCAGGAGCATCGTGGGGAGCAGCAGGGCGGCGTACCCGAGGCCGGGGTCGACCCGAAGGAACAGCACGTACGCCAGCAGGAACGACACCATGCCGGTCGCGATCAGGGCCTGCGTGCTCACCCGCTTCAGCACCCGGTCCATCCGGGTCGAGCTGGCGATCACCAGGAGCCCGGCCGGCAGGAACCCCAGCGCCATGGCCAGCGGTGACCAGTCCAGCGAGTCCTGCAGGTAGAGCGTCACGAGGAACTGGAAGGCGAAGTAGCCGCCTGCCATCACGGCGCCCGAGACGTTGGCGTGCACCAGGTGCCAGGACCGCAGGATCCCGAGGCGCACCAGCGGCGAGGGGTGCCGCAGCTCGGTCAGCACGAACGCCGTGGCCAGCAGCAGCGAGGCGCCGAACCCGCTGAGCACCAGGGGGCTGGTCCACCCTCGCGTCGGCGCCTCGACGACGGCGACCACGAGCAGCAGCAGGGCCGCGGTGCTGGTGAGCGCCCCGACGAGGTCGAAGTCGGCCAGGCGGGTAACGGCGCGGGAGGAGGCGGGCAGCACCTTGCTGCCGACCACGACGAGCAGGATCGCCACCGGGCCGGGCAGCAGGAACGTCGCCCGCCAGCCGATCTCGGTGAGGATGCCGCCGAAGACCAGACCGAGGGAGAACCCACTGGCTCCGACCACGGTGTAGATGCTCAGCGCGCGGTTGCGGGCCGGGCCCTCGGCAAAGGTCGTGGTGATGATGGACAGTCCGGCCGGCACCGTGAAGGCGGCGGCGACGCCCTTGACGAAGCGGAGCGCGATGATCGCCTCGGGGCTGCTGAGCGTCGCGCTGACCACCGAGGCGATCCCGAAGACGGCGACCGCGGTGAGGAACACCTGACGGCGGCCGAGCAGGTCCGCGGCGCGGCCGCCGAGCAGGAGCAGGCCGCCGTATCCGAGGACGTACCCGCTCACGATCCACTGCAGGGCGGAGGGGGACATGGCGAGGTCCTCGCCGATGGAGGGGAGTGCGACACCGACCATCGAGATGTCGAGGCCGTCGAGGAAGAGCGCGCCGCACAGGACGACGAGCATGAGCCAGGTCCGGGCCGGCCAGGGGTGCGAGTGGTGGATCGTCGCCGACGTCGGGGTGTGCGTCGGGAGGGCTGTGGTTGTCATGCGGCCCACACTTATGCACGTGCATTAAATGCGCAAGCAAATAATGCGTATGCATAAGTTGCACGAGAATCTGGTACCCTGCGCGTGTGGCCCGACGTACCGACGACGATGCGCTGGCAGCCGACTGGCATCAGCTGATGGGTCGGTACCAGCGGCTGATGTGCGCGCTCGACCGCGAGCTCAGCGCCGGTCACGACCTGACGGCCAGCGAGTTCGAGGTGCTCCAGCAGCTGGAGCAGTCCGACCAGTGCAGCCTGCGAATGGCTGTGCTCGCCGAGAGCGCCCACCTGACGCAGAGTGCCTTGTCGCGGTTGGTGTCGCGTCTAGAGCGCGACGGACTGGTCACCCGTGAGACCTGCTCCACCGACCGTCGTTCGCTGTTCGTGAAGCTGACCAGCGAGGGGCGCGCGCGCTACGCCGAGGCCCGCCCCACCCAGCGCCGTGTCCTGCGCGAGGACGGCGGCGGGTGCCTGGAGCCGGCCCGCTCCTGACGAGTTCCGCCTGGGGTCTGGCGCCCGAGGGTCTGCGCCGCCTAGGTTGCAAGGTGAGCGGACGGCATCGGGTCGCCCGCTCGTCTCGGAGGTAACCATGCGTAGAAGTCATGTCTCGGCGGCCGTCACCACGGCCGCCGTCCTGCTCGTCGCGACCGTCTCAGGAACAACCTGGACGTCGACCGCGAGCCCCTCGGCGGCCAGCTCGGCCGGCCGGACCGCCACGACGTCGTACGTCGTGCTGGCGAAGGAAGGCTCGTCGGCGACAGCGCTCGCCAAGCGCCTCGAGGCCGCGGGTGGCAAGGTCAGCTCGGTCAACAGCGCGATCGGCCTGGTCTCGGTGTCCTCCTCGGACGCCGCCTTCAAGGGACGCGCGTCCAAGGTCGCCGGCGCGGAGGGTGTCGCGACGGACCGGACCATCGGCTACGCGCCGACGCGTCGCCCGCAGGCCGTGGAGCAGGAGAACCTGCGGTCCACGAAGGCGCGCAACGCCAAGGTCGCCCAGCGGCCGAAGGCCGGGAAGAAGCCCAAGAAGTCGACTTCCGACCCGCTCGACTCCCAGCTGTGGGGCATGCGGATGATCGGCGCCGACAAGGCGCACCAGTACACGCTCGGGAACAAGAAGGTCCGGGTCGGCGTGATCGACACCGGCGTCCAGGCCGACCACCCCGACATCCACCCGAACTTCGACTACAAGCTCTCGCGGAACTTCGTCACCGACATCCCGGAGATCGACGGGCCGTGCGAGAGCGCGGGTTGCAAGGACCCTGTCGGCGAGGACGACGGCGGGCACGGCACGCATGTCGCCGGGACCATCGGCGCCGCTCTCAACGGTCTCGGTGTCACGGGGGTCGCGCCCAAGGTCGACCTGGTCGAGGTGCGCGCCGGTCAGGACAGCGGCTACTTCTTCCTGCAGCCGGTCGTCGACGCGATCACCTACTCGGCGGACGCCGGTATCGACGTGGTGAACATGAGCTTCTACGTCGACCCCTGGCTCTACAACTGTGCCGGCGGTGCCCCGGAGGACACCCCGGAGCAGGCTGCCGAGCAGGGCGTGATCATCTCCGCGATGAACCGCGCGCTCTCCTACGCCCACCACCGGAACGTCACGCTGGTGGCGGCGACGGGCAACAACAACGAGGACCTGGCGAACCCGCGGGTCGACACCTCGAGTCCCGACTACGGCGCCGAGCCGCACGACAGGACGATCGACAACGCCAAGTGCCTCGACCTGCCGGTCGAAGGTCGTTACGTGATCGGGGTGAACGCGCTCGGGCCGTCGGGCAAGAAGTCGGACTTCTCGAACTACACCACCGA
The DNA window shown above is from Marmoricola sp. OAE513 and carries:
- a CDS encoding MFS transporter, which gives rise to MTTTALPTHTPTSATIHHSHPWPARTWLMLVVLCGALFLDGLDISMVGVALPSIGEDLAMSPSALQWIVSGYVLGYGGLLLLGGRAADLLGRRQVFLTAVAVFGIASVVSATLSSPEAIIALRFVKGVAAAFTVPAGLSIITTTFAEGPARNRALSIYTVVGASGFSLGLVFGGILTEIGWRATFLLPGPVAILLVVVGSKVLPASSRAVTRLADFDLVGALTSTAALLLLVVAVVEAPTRGWTSPLVLSGFGASLLLATAFVLTELRHPSPLVRLGILRSWHLVHANVSGAVMAGGYFAFQFLVTLYLQDSLDWSPLAMALGFLPAGLLVIASSTRMDRVLKRVSTQALIATGMVSFLLAYVLFLRVDPGLGYAALLLPTMLLLGVGFATAFPSINAQATAGVADHEQGLASGLVNTSVQLGGAVVLAVISAILAGAAADQGPARVDQVIPGMLSGLQVIVAITVVGVLASLGTLLLSRRAHRFT
- a CDS encoding citrate synthase 2; translated protein: MTEVHHGLEGVVAFASEIAEPDKEGSALRYRGVDIEEIVGRIPFEKVWGLLVDGAYDPGLPPAEQYPLPVHSGDIRVDVQSAIAMLAPAWGIQQTYDIDDTQVREDLGRAAVMVLSYVAQAARGIGQPMVPQKEVDKASTIAERFMIRWQGEPDPQHVKAIDAYWSSAAEHGMNASTFTARVITSTGADACAALSGAVGAMSGPLHGGAPARVLTMIEDVERIGDASKYVKGLLDEGERLMGFGHRVYRAEDPRARVLRRTARELNAPRYQVAEALEQAALAELRERRPDRVLETNVEFWAAIVLDFAQVPPHMFTSMFTCARTAGWSAHILEQKRTGRLIRPSAIYTGPASRKASDVPGYHEEWAL
- the pdxH gene encoding pyridoxamine 5'-phosphate oxidase, whose translation is MDLAALRAEYELGGLDETELTPEPLALFSTWFDAVRGAGIGEPNAMVLATSLDGVPSSRTVLLKGVEDGGFVFFTNYHSRKGVELAANPRCSLLFGWYALQRQVRIEGIATRTSREVTETYFASRPRGSQLGAWASAQSSEVGSRADLDAAYAEVEARFAGADIPAPPHWGGYLVTPDSVEFWQGRRGRMHDRLQYRREGDGWSTRRLAP
- a CDS encoding DedA family protein, which gives rise to MSGLLDNLLNLDPAWLLSVAALLVFAEDAIFIGFLIPGETAAVLSGVGTNVQDIALVVPVLVVVAAAIVGDSVGYEVGKRYLPRVLNHRILLKHQVRIARAQDFLRVRGGIAVFLGRFTAFFRAMMPALAGAAEMPYRKFLVWNAAGGIVWGTAFVSLGYLAGASYKKVEHQAGRGVAIGLAVIVVVAAVVWKVRSERRPDPGTP
- a CDS encoding DedA family protein, producing MPDLLDLNALDPYVVVAVAVGLVLVQTALVVGFLVPGGKAAVFSGVLAGLGHVNLPLAYAGIVAAAIIGATVGFGIGRRHGDLIFEHRLLARHAARLDSARDLLRRRAGLALMIGRSVAVLRATSPALAGAAGVPVRQFLVWNVAGAFAWGSATVGLGYLGGSALPSIGTGLMSKPVTIALLVLGLCLTAVVVARRRRAARALPGVVAVPAD
- a CDS encoding S8 family serine peptidase, with protein sequence MRRSHVSAAVTTAAVLLVATVSGTTWTSTASPSAASSAGRTATTSYVVLAKEGSSATALAKRLEAAGGKVSSVNSAIGLVSVSSSDAAFKGRASKVAGAEGVATDRTIGYAPTRRPQAVEQENLRSTKARNAKVAQRPKAGKKPKKSTSDPLDSQLWGMRMIGADKAHQYTLGNKKVRVGVIDTGVQADHPDIHPNFDYKLSRNFVTDIPEIDGPCESAGCKDPVGEDDGGHGTHVAGTIGAALNGLGVTGVAPKVDLVEVRAGQDSGYFFLQPVVDAITYSADAGIDVVNMSFYVDPWLYNCAGGAPEDTPEQAAEQGVIISAMNRALSYAHHRNVTLVAATGNNNEDLANPRVDTSSPDYGAEPHDRTIDNAKCLDLPVEGRYVIGVNALGPSGKKSDFSNYTTDLRSGEVEVSAPGGWFRDGFGTPTFRTNQNMILSTVPLVSVQETGEVDADGNITELGEESGVQKVCQAKPAPGTAACGYYAFYQGTSMASPHAAGVAALAVGAHGRSSRHGGFGLSPVIVRALLLGTATDHACPAGGVQSYLDEGRDASYTAKCVGTKYYNGFYGHGIVNALRVVR
- a CDS encoding MarR family transcriptional regulator, translated to MARRTDDDALAADWHQLMGRYQRLMCALDRELSAGHDLTASEFEVLQQLEQSDQCSLRMAVLAESAHLTQSALSRLVSRLERDGLVTRETCSTDRRSLFVKLTSEGRARYAEARPTQRRVLREDGGGCLEPARS